A single window of Desulfocurvibacter africanus subsp. africanus DSM 2603 DNA harbors:
- the dnaX gene encoding DNA polymerase III subunit gamma/tau, which yields MSSAHLTAKYRPQCFAEVAGQEALKAVLSRAAKEDRIAPAYLFSGTRGVGKTTLARILAKAVNCEHAPTAEPCNQCRHCRQITAGAAVDVVEIDAASNRGIDDARRLKEDIGYAPLECRYKVFIIDEAHMLTREAFNALLKTLEEPPGRVTFILATTEPHKFPATIISRCQHYAFKRLGQAELEAHLKVVLGKEGVDCEDAAVSLIARRGAGSVRDSMSLLGQALALGGRQLVAQEVRSLLGLAGQDVFLAVIEAIHTGDCIAAGEVIRQVLDQGLDLGFFLRELSSAWRNMFLLKQGGERALPLIDLPESEARQWLDWAERFDLGRIHASWQLTLEGQRRVLRSLEPALALELLLFNLCSLPQLLRLSAACASGGSQAGSPAAPGRPGGQGGQSRSAPAQSRQGFTSSARSGVPGASGARQPGPAVQSATHAANGFSNASAGSEEPDGNEPPPAEPPPGHALAVASLDSTETETEPAASLAGSPGPRTWEGFLAWVDGRAKETGQAINGARMVPGEVEGDVLQLYCRNETHCRLVTQGREFSVFKRYVEEYFGPGMRIEATAKRAAPRKSLKELREEIREHPLVKQVVEEFDAQIVDIRRPEDR from the coding sequence ATGAGCAGCGCGCATCTTACAGCAAAATACAGACCCCAATGCTTCGCCGAAGTAGCCGGCCAGGAGGCGCTCAAGGCCGTGCTTTCGCGCGCGGCCAAGGAAGACCGCATCGCACCGGCCTACCTCTTCTCAGGTACGCGCGGCGTGGGCAAGACCACGCTGGCGCGCATTCTGGCCAAAGCGGTCAACTGCGAGCATGCGCCCACGGCCGAGCCATGCAACCAGTGCCGCCATTGCCGGCAGATAACCGCGGGCGCGGCCGTGGACGTGGTGGAGATCGACGCGGCATCCAACCGTGGCATAGACGACGCCCGCCGCCTGAAAGAGGACATCGGTTACGCACCACTGGAGTGCCGCTATAAGGTCTTCATCATCGACGAAGCGCACATGCTGACCAGGGAAGCCTTCAACGCATTGCTCAAGACCCTGGAGGAGCCGCCGGGCCGGGTTACGTTTATCCTGGCCACCACGGAGCCGCACAAATTCCCGGCGACCATCATCAGCCGCTGTCAGCATTATGCCTTCAAACGCCTGGGCCAGGCCGAACTGGAGGCGCATCTCAAGGTCGTGCTCGGCAAGGAGGGCGTTGACTGCGAGGACGCGGCCGTCAGCCTCATCGCCAGGCGCGGCGCGGGCAGCGTGCGCGACTCCATGTCGCTCCTGGGCCAGGCTCTGGCCTTGGGCGGCCGGCAGTTGGTCGCCCAAGAGGTGCGCAGCTTGCTGGGCCTGGCAGGCCAGGATGTCTTCCTGGCCGTGATAGAGGCCATTCATACCGGAGACTGTATCGCCGCAGGCGAGGTCATCCGCCAGGTGCTGGACCAGGGATTGGACCTTGGTTTCTTCCTGCGCGAGCTTTCCTCGGCCTGGCGCAATATGTTTCTGCTCAAGCAAGGCGGCGAACGGGCCTTGCCGCTTATCGACTTGCCCGAGTCCGAGGCCAGGCAGTGGTTGGATTGGGCGGAACGCTTCGATCTGGGCCGCATCCACGCCAGCTGGCAGCTGACCCTGGAAGGGCAGCGTCGCGTTTTGCGCAGTCTGGAGCCGGCTCTAGCCTTGGAGCTTTTGCTGTTTAACTTATGTTCCTTGCCGCAGCTTCTGCGCCTGTCCGCTGCGTGCGCTTCGGGCGGCTCCCAGGCCGGCTCTCCGGCTGCCCCGGGGCGGCCTGGAGGGCAGGGCGGTCAGTCTCGGTCCGCTCCCGCGCAAAGCCGGCAGGGATTCACGTCGTCGGCCAGATCAGGTGTACCCGGCGCATCTGGCGCACGCCAGCCCGGCCCTGCGGTTCAGTCCGCAACGCATGCTGCCAATGGCTTTTCCAATGCGTCGGCGGGCAGCGAAGAGCCCGACGGCAACGAGCCTCCGCCGGCCGAGCCTCCGCCTGGACATGCGCTCGCTGTCGCGTCCCTGGATTCGACCGAGACAGAGACCGAGCCTGCCGCGTCGTTGGCCGGTTCTCCGGGGCCCCGCACGTGGGAAGGCTTCCTGGCCTGGGTGGATGGCCGAGCTAAGGAGACGGGGCAGGCCATTAATGGCGCGCGTATGGTGCCTGGCGAGGTCGAGGGAGACGTGCTGCAATTGTACTGCCGTAATGAAACGCATTGCCGGCTTGTTACTCAGGGGCGGGAGTTTTCCGTATTCAAACGTTATGTCGAGGAGTATTTCGGCCCTGGCATGCGCATCGAGGCTACGGCCAAGCGTGCGGCTCCGCGCAAGAGCCTCAAGGAACTGCGCGAGGAGATCAGGGAGCATCCATTGGTAAAGCAGGTTGTGGAAGAGTTCGACGCGCAGATCGTCGATATCCGCCGGCCCGAAGACCGTTAA
- a CDS encoding iron-containing alcohol dehydrogenase: MDTSKFAIPEIIFGHGAIKHVAQCALRLGARRVLVVSDHGLERAGWVEKLFDILAYDGLEWVYFNDVSQNPRDYQVHNGAEIYLEEKADVVIALGGGSPLDMAKGIATIAGNGGRIDDYEGANRIMRPLPPMIFVPSTAGSGSDISQFCIITDMQRQVKMSIISRSLVPNISIIDPDLLLTKPPELVVSSAIDALSHAIESYVSKLASPFTENQALNAIKIIITHLEPAVETRSVHHLEQLSIASTWAGMSFSNASLGAVHALAHSLGGVSDIPHGLVHPILLPAVMRYNMPECLEKMATIGNIILGPCIRSRQDLAAMGIDQLGEFFKSFGVPVHMREIAPDDSKLEHICRMALQDACMLTNPRDADWKDLLGICLEAW, from the coding sequence ATGGACACTTCCAAGTTTGCCATCCCCGAGATCATCTTCGGCCATGGGGCCATCAAGCACGTGGCCCAGTGCGCCCTACGCCTCGGGGCGAGACGGGTTCTCGTTGTCAGCGACCATGGGCTGGAACGGGCCGGATGGGTCGAAAAGCTTTTTGATATTCTTGCCTACGACGGCCTTGAGTGGGTGTATTTCAACGATGTGAGCCAGAATCCGCGCGATTACCAGGTGCATAATGGCGCGGAAATTTATCTGGAAGAAAAAGCCGACGTCGTGATCGCCTTGGGTGGCGGCAGCCCTCTGGATATGGCCAAGGGAATCGCCACCATCGCCGGCAATGGCGGACGCATCGACGACTATGAAGGGGCCAACCGCATCATGAGGCCCCTGCCTCCCATGATCTTCGTCCCCTCCACGGCAGGCAGCGGATCGGACATATCGCAATTCTGCATCATCACAGATATGCAGCGCCAGGTGAAGATGTCCATCATCAGCAGGTCGCTTGTGCCGAACATCTCCATCATCGACCCTGACCTCCTATTGACTAAGCCCCCGGAACTCGTGGTCTCCTCGGCCATCGACGCCCTGTCCCACGCCATAGAGTCCTACGTTTCCAAGCTTGCGTCTCCCTTCACCGAAAATCAGGCGCTCAACGCCATCAAGATCATCATCACGCACCTGGAGCCGGCGGTGGAAACCCGCTCGGTCCATCACTTGGAGCAACTGAGCATCGCGAGCACCTGGGCGGGCATGTCCTTCAGCAACGCCAGCCTCGGCGCCGTACATGCCTTGGCTCATTCGCTCGGCGGAGTAAGCGATATTCCGCACGGCCTGGTGCATCCCATTCTCCTGCCAGCCGTAATGCGTTACAACATGCCTGAATGCCTGGAAAAAATGGCTACGATCGGCAATATCATCCTGGGGCCGTGCATCCGTTCCCGCCAAGATCTGGCCGCAATGGGCATCGACCAACTTGGGGAGTTCTTCAAGTCGTTCGGGGTCCCAGTGCACATGCGGGAAATCGCCCCGGACGATTCCAAGCTTGAGCATATCTGCCGCATGGCGCTTCAGGACGCCTGCATGCTCACGAATCCTCGTGACGCCGATTGGAAGGATCTACTCGGCATATGCCTGGAGGCCTGGTAA
- a CDS encoding two-component system sensor histidine kinase NtrB → MPNMQTSLEDLIGIEHSKLGFFQELRHKLEEIKRSNQELEDQRREILAILDGITDLMMVLSEDLRIISVNHVFREMIPDPEPEGKYCYTIFRGEDHPCPECPAFRSLSSNSVCRATAIFKLSDRNMRFDMVASPLKNPDWPQHRVLIFKRDVTLEKEYQAKFYQAEKMATIGVLAAGVAHEVNNPLAAVVGFAEGIKRRLPQLERTIDGELYGDLKEYTDTILKECLRCRDIVKTLLTFSRHAPASLSLVALNSVVSDTLRLLQHELSKRSGIQIKMELEESLPVIKGNEAQLKQVVLNLLTNALDAIKDSGCITVRTFLERGARLCLEIRDTGCGIPPEHLDKLFEPFFTTKPVGKGIGIGLSTCYNIVHDHGGSIQVSSNSGQGSSFTVVLPLSEECALEESL, encoded by the coding sequence ATGCCCAATATGCAGACTTCCCTTGAGGACCTTATCGGCATTGAGCACAGCAAGCTGGGCTTTTTCCAGGAACTCCGCCATAAGCTCGAGGAGATCAAGCGCTCCAACCAGGAATTGGAAGATCAACGACGGGAAATCCTGGCGATTCTGGACGGCATCACCGACCTGATGATGGTCCTGTCCGAGGATCTGCGCATCATTTCAGTCAACCATGTCTTCCGCGAGATGATTCCTGATCCCGAGCCCGAGGGTAAGTACTGCTACACAATATTCCGCGGCGAGGATCATCCGTGCCCAGAGTGCCCCGCGTTCCGTTCCCTATCCTCGAACTCCGTTTGCCGTGCGACGGCGATTTTCAAGCTAAGTGATCGCAACATGCGCTTCGACATGGTCGCATCCCCACTCAAAAATCCGGATTGGCCGCAGCATCGGGTATTGATCTTCAAGCGGGATGTGACCCTTGAAAAGGAATACCAGGCCAAATTCTACCAGGCAGAAAAAATGGCTACCATCGGAGTGCTGGCCGCCGGCGTGGCTCACGAGGTCAACAACCCCCTTGCGGCCGTTGTGGGCTTCGCGGAAGGCATCAAGCGCCGCCTTCCACAGTTGGAGCGCACGATCGATGGCGAGTTGTACGGGGATCTCAAAGAATACACGGATACCATTCTAAAAGAGTGCCTGCGTTGCCGAGATATCGTCAAGACATTGCTTACCTTCAGCAGGCATGCCCCAGCCAGCTTGTCGCTAGTCGCCTTGAACAGCGTCGTCAGCGATACTTTGAGGCTCCTCCAGCATGAGCTGAGCAAGCGCTCCGGCATACAAATCAAAATGGAACTTGAAGAAAGTCTCCCTGTAATAAAGGGGAATGAGGCCCAGCTGAAACAGGTTGTCCTCAATCTGCTCACGAACGCGCTGGATGCCATCAAAGACTCAGGATGCATCACGGTGCGTACGTTTCTCGAACGAGGCGCCCGTTTGTGCCTCGAAATACGGGATACGGGATGCGGCATTCCTCCGGAGCACCTGGATAAGCTGTTCGAGCCTTTCTTCACCACCAAGCCTGTGGGCAAGGGCATCGGCATTGGCCTGTCGACCTGCTACAACATCGTGCACGACCATGGCGGCAGCATTCAAGTAAGCAGCAACTCTGGCCAAGGCTCTTCATTCACGGTCGTTCTACCGCTCTCCGAGGAGTGTGCGCTTGAAGAATCTTTATAA
- a CDS encoding sigma-54-dependent transcriptional regulator produces the protein MKNLYNVLVVDDEESILKLFKKELSNSERNIHTTMSGNQARALLQKNQYDVILLDIRLPDADGIELLMEWKQRFPDVEIIMITGHGNIDTAVEAMKIGAYDYVTKPFHLDKIELLIERAYQRACLQRENRGFRHSQSSTRLPQLVGRSAGIEQVRFLIRKVAPTEVPVLITGESGVGKDVVARTIHALSPRAEKPLIVKNCATLEKTLARSELFGHLRGSFTGATENRDGLMTFAHSGTLFLDEIGELPLEVQASLLRVLESKAYRRVGEKEERKTDIRLICATNRNLAKEVEAGRFHDALFHRINVFSFKVPALRERAEDIPLLVEYFLGSLGREKRCSITDRALECLMRYDWPGNIRELKNVIERSIILSDNGVIMDQALPPEMIGEAESSSSERGLSLDSMERDHISKVLALHEGNRQKTAEVLGIGRKTLYRKIEKYKIQ, from the coding sequence TTGAAGAATCTTTATAATGTGCTGGTAGTGGACGACGAGGAGTCGATCCTCAAGTTGTTCAAGAAAGAGCTCAGCAACAGCGAGCGGAACATACACACGACCATGAGCGGCAACCAGGCCCGCGCTCTGCTGCAGAAAAACCAGTACGACGTTATTCTCCTGGACATCCGCCTACCCGACGCGGACGGTATCGAACTTTTGATGGAGTGGAAGCAGCGCTTCCCGGATGTCGAGATCATCATGATCACCGGCCACGGCAATATCGACACCGCCGTGGAAGCCATGAAGATCGGAGCATACGACTATGTCACCAAGCCCTTCCATCTGGACAAGATCGAGTTACTCATCGAGCGCGCCTACCAGAGGGCTTGTCTGCAGCGGGAGAACCGTGGGTTCCGCCACTCGCAGTCGTCGACCAGGCTGCCACAACTGGTGGGCCGGTCCGCCGGCATCGAGCAGGTGAGATTCCTCATTCGCAAGGTAGCGCCGACTGAAGTGCCTGTGCTGATCACCGGCGAGTCAGGCGTGGGCAAGGACGTCGTCGCACGCACGATTCATGCGCTGAGCCCGCGAGCGGAGAAGCCGCTCATCGTGAAGAACTGCGCCACGCTGGAAAAAACCTTGGCTCGCAGTGAACTTTTCGGCCACTTGCGGGGTTCGTTCACGGGTGCGACCGAGAACCGGGATGGGCTCATGACCTTCGCGCACTCCGGTACGCTGTTCCTTGATGAAATCGGCGAACTGCCCCTTGAGGTTCAGGCTTCCCTGCTGCGGGTCCTGGAGAGCAAGGCCTACCGGCGCGTGGGTGAAAAGGAGGAGCGCAAGACTGACATACGCCTGATATGCGCCACTAACCGCAACTTGGCCAAGGAAGTCGAGGCCGGCCGTTTCCACGACGCCTTGTTCCATAGAATCAACGTGTTCAGCTTCAAGGTTCCTGCCTTGAGGGAGCGCGCGGAGGACATTCCGCTGCTGGTGGAATACTTCCTGGGCAGCCTCGGCAGGGAAAAGCGGTGCAGCATCACGGATCGGGCCCTGGAATGCCTCATGCGCTATGACTGGCCAGGCAATATCAGGGAACTCAAGAACGTCATCGAGCGTAGCATCATCTTGTCCGATAATGGTGTCATAATGGATCAGGCGCTGCCTCCCGAGATGATCGGGGAAGCTGAATCTTCGTCCTCCGAGCGGGGTCTTTCCCTTGACAGCATGGAGCGAGACCATATTTCTAAAGTATTGGCGCTCCATGAAGGCAACAGGCAAAAAACAGCTGAAGTTCTCGGCATCGGTCGCAAGACCCTGTACCGTAAAATTGAGAAATACAAGATCCAGTAG
- a CDS encoding iron-containing alcohol dehydrogenase, with the protein MAVREQVYGFFIPSVTLIGIGASKEIPNKIRDLGGKKPLIVTDQGIVKAGILKMITDHMDKAGMQYSVYDKTIPNPTDNNVAEGVEVYKKEGCDSLITLGGGSSHDCGKGVGLVVSNGGKIHDYEGVDKSTKPLPPYVAVNTTAGTASEMTRFCIITDTSRKVKMAIVDWRVTPGIALDDPLLMVGMPPSLTAATGMDALTHAVEAYVSTIATPMTDACAEKAISLIFTFLRRATANGQDIEAREGMCFAQYLAGMAFNNASLGHVHAMAHQLGGFYDLPHGECNAILLPHVEKYNLIAKVERFGKMAEIMGENIQGMSPRAAAEKCLDAIRQLSQDVGIPSGLIELGKRYGKNVKKEDIDTMTGNAQKDACGFTNPRCPSDKDVKAIYEAAL; encoded by the coding sequence ATGGCAGTACGTGAGCAGGTCTACGGATTCTTCATTCCCAGCGTCACCCTTATCGGCATCGGTGCTTCCAAGGAAATTCCCAACAAAATCCGTGATCTCGGCGGCAAGAAACCTCTCATCGTGACCGACCAGGGCATCGTCAAGGCCGGCATCCTCAAGATGATCACCGACCACATGGACAAGGCCGGGATGCAGTACAGCGTCTATGACAAGACCATTCCCAACCCAACCGACAACAACGTAGCCGAGGGCGTCGAAGTCTATAAGAAGGAAGGCTGTGACAGCCTGATTACCCTGGGTGGCGGCTCCTCCCACGACTGCGGCAAGGGCGTCGGCCTCGTCGTCTCCAACGGCGGCAAGATTCACGACTACGAAGGCGTGGACAAGTCCACCAAGCCCCTGCCCCCCTATGTGGCCGTGAACACCACCGCCGGCACCGCTTCCGAGATGACCCGCTTCTGCATCATCACGGACACTTCGCGCAAGGTTAAAATGGCTATCGTCGACTGGCGCGTGACCCCGGGTATCGCCCTTGACGACCCCTTGCTCATGGTCGGCATGCCCCCTTCCTTGACCGCCGCTACCGGCATGGACGCTCTGACCCACGCCGTCGAGGCCTATGTCTCGACCATCGCCACGCCCATGACTGATGCTTGCGCTGAGAAGGCCATCTCCCTTATCTTCACATTCCTGCGCCGCGCCACGGCTAACGGTCAGGACATAGAGGCCCGTGAAGGCATGTGCTTCGCCCAGTACTTGGCCGGCATGGCCTTCAACAACGCCTCGCTTGGCCACGTGCACGCCATGGCTCACCAGTTGGGCGGCTTCTACGACCTGCCGCACGGCGAGTGCAATGCCATCCTGCTGCCGCACGTCGAGAAGTACAACCTGATTGCCAAGGTCGAGCGCTTCGGTAAAATGGCCGAAATCATGGGCGAGAACATCCAGGGCATGTCCCCGCGTGCCGCGGCCGAGAAGTGCCTTGATGCCATTCGCCAGTTGTCTCAGGACGTCGGCATCCCGTCCGGCCTGATCGAACTCGGCAAGCGCTACGGCAAGAACGTGAAGAAGGAAGACATTGATACCATGACCGGCAACGCTCAGAAGGACGCGTGCGGTTTCACCAACCCGCGCTGCCCGAGCGACAAGGACGTCAAGGCCATCTACGAGGCCGCGCTGTAA
- a CDS encoding 4Fe-4S dicluster domain-containing protein produces the protein MQVIKISHSKNTDFMAQVERESGQNLSLCYQCGNCTAGCPYTFVYDIPVSKIMRLLQTGQKDAVLSCHSIWLCATCESCTTRCPNDIDVARIMDVLRHMARREGRVAERTVKVFWDEFLNSVRKHGRAFELGIVASYVGKTGRFWTDMELGPKALLKGKLAFKPHDIKGKQEVAKIFERFKEEYGG, from the coding sequence ATGCAAGTAATCAAAATTTCACACTCCAAGAACACCGATTTCATGGCCCAGGTAGAGAGGGAAAGTGGGCAGAACCTGTCCCTCTGCTATCAGTGCGGGAACTGTACGGCGGGCTGTCCGTACACTTTCGTCTACGACATTCCCGTGAGCAAAATCATGCGCCTGCTGCAGACGGGCCAGAAGGATGCCGTGCTGTCCTGCCACTCCATCTGGCTGTGCGCCACCTGCGAGTCTTGCACCACGCGCTGCCCAAACGACATCGACGTGGCCCGCATCATGGATGTCCTGCGCCACATGGCGCGGCGGGAAGGCCGCGTGGCCGAGAGGACGGTAAAGGTCTTCTGGGACGAGTTCCTGAACTCGGTACGCAAGCACGGCCGGGCCTTCGAGCTGGGCATCGTGGCCTCGTACGTGGGCAAGACCGGCCGTTTTTGGACCGACATGGAACTTGGCCCAAAGGCATTGCTCAAAGGCAAGCTGGCCTTCAAGCCCCATGATATCAAGGGCAAGCAAGAAGTGGCCAAGATCTTCGAGCGCTTCAAGGAGGAATACGGCGGATGA
- a CDS encoding CoB--CoM heterodisulfide reductase iron-sulfur subunit B family protein, translating into MNLAPKYAYYPGCSGQSTSSEYEVSTRAVCRALGLELAEIPDWSCCGSTPAHTVDHVLSAALAARNLVLAKEAGFDTVVTPCPSCLTNLKTAVHRMEDPDFMDKVNKLLDRPFHGGVQVKSVLQVIFEDIGPARLKAMVKKPLSGLRLAPYYGCIMNRPPDVMQFDDPENPISIDKLMEALGAEVAPFPLKVECCGASFGVARKDVVTQLSGKLLQMAETVEAQAFVTACPLCQMNLDLRQGQVNMAAKTKHNLPVFYYTQLIGVALGLAETDLGLDKLIVSPRGILARIGQKQPAAANQ; encoded by the coding sequence ATGAACCTCGCCCCCAAATACGCATATTATCCGGGCTGCTCCGGCCAGAGCACGTCCAGTGAATACGAGGTTTCCACCAGGGCGGTCTGCAGGGCGCTGGGTCTTGAGCTTGCCGAGATTCCCGACTGGAGCTGCTGCGGTTCCACCCCCGCGCATACAGTGGATCACGTGCTGTCCGCGGCGCTGGCCGCCCGCAATCTGGTTTTGGCCAAGGAGGCCGGGTTCGACACGGTGGTCACGCCCTGCCCGAGCTGCCTGACCAACCTGAAGACAGCCGTGCACAGGATGGAAGATCCGGACTTCATGGATAAGGTCAACAAGCTCCTCGACCGTCCGTTCCATGGCGGCGTGCAGGTCAAGTCCGTCCTGCAGGTCATCTTCGAGGACATCGGCCCTGCCAGGCTGAAGGCCATGGTCAAGAAGCCCCTCAGCGGCTTACGGCTGGCGCCGTACTACGGCTGCATCATGAACCGTCCCCCGGACGTGATGCAGTTCGACGATCCCGAGAACCCCATCTCCATCGACAAGCTCATGGAAGCCCTGGGCGCGGAAGTTGCTCCGTTTCCCTTGAAGGTGGAATGCTGCGGAGCGTCCTTCGGCGTGGCGCGCAAGGATGTCGTAACGCAACTGTCGGGCAAGCTGCTGCAAATGGCCGAGACGGTCGAGGCTCAAGCCTTCGTCACGGCCTGCCCCCTGTGCCAGATGAACCTGGACCTGCGCCAAGGACAGGTCAACATGGCCGCCAAGACCAAGCATAACCTGCCGGTATTCTATTACACTCAGCTCATCGGTGTGGCTCTTGGCCTTGCCGAGACGGACTTGGGGCTGGACAAGCTCATTGTGAGCCCTAGAGGAATATTAGCGCGGATCGGCCAGAAGCAGCCGGCCGCGGCAAATCAATAG
- a CDS encoding CoB--CoM heterodisulfide reductase iron-sulfur subunit A family protein, whose amino-acid sequence MKIGVFVCHCGSNIAGTVDTAKVAEAARQMPEVAFATDTMYACSEPGQAGVVQAVKEHGLDGVVVASCTPRMHELTFRRTLERAGLNRYMFEMANIREHVSWIGKDMQANTRKATDLVGIAVEKLRRDKPLTAKKFDICKRVMVIGGGVAGIQAALDMAEGGLEVVLVERSATIGGKMAKLDKTFPTVDCSSCILGPKMVDVSQHPNITLYAYSEVESVSGFVGNFDVKVRRKARYVNWEACTGCGLCMEKCPSKKAKDDFNEQIGTTTAINIPSPQAIPKKAKIDPEFCRQFTKGKCGVCAKICPSGAIEYDQQDEVVGEKVGAIIAATGFDLFDYTRYGEYGGGRYPDVITSIQYERMLSASGPTGGHIKRPSDSKEPKSIVFVQCVGSRDKSIGRPYCSGFCCMYTAKQAILTKDHIPDSQSYVFYMDIRAPGKNYDEFTRRGMEEYGTQYIRGRVSMIYPQGDKYIVRGADTLLGTQVEVEADLVVLAVGAESSKGSPELAEKLRISYDAYGFFMESHPKLKPVETNTAGVYLAGSCQGPKDIPSSVGQGSAAAAKVLSLFSRSQLESDPQVSMVDIKRCIGCGKCIATCPFGAIEAIDFRGQPKAQVIETVCQGCGICTATCPQGAIQLQHFTDNQILAEVNALCQQALEVNFE is encoded by the coding sequence ATGAAGATCGGAGTATTCGTCTGCCATTGCGGCAGTAATATCGCCGGCACGGTCGACACGGCCAAGGTGGCCGAGGCCGCGCGGCAAATGCCCGAAGTGGCCTTCGCCACCGACACCATGTACGCCTGTTCCGAACCAGGGCAGGCCGGCGTGGTCCAGGCCGTCAAGGAACATGGCCTGGATGGCGTGGTCGTGGCATCCTGTACGCCGCGCATGCATGAGCTCACGTTCCGCCGGACCCTGGAGCGGGCCGGGCTCAATCGCTATATGTTCGAAATGGCCAACATCCGCGAGCATGTCTCCTGGATCGGCAAGGATATGCAGGCCAACACGCGCAAGGCCACGGACCTCGTGGGCATCGCGGTGGAGAAGCTCCGGCGCGACAAGCCCCTGACCGCCAAGAAGTTCGACATCTGCAAGCGGGTCATGGTCATCGGCGGCGGCGTGGCCGGCATCCAGGCCGCGCTGGACATGGCCGAAGGAGGCCTGGAGGTCGTGCTGGTGGAGCGCTCGGCCACCATCGGCGGCAAGATGGCCAAGCTCGACAAGACATTCCCCACCGTGGACTGCTCAAGCTGCATTCTCGGACCCAAAATGGTGGATGTCTCGCAACATCCCAACATCACCCTGTACGCCTACTCGGAAGTCGAGAGTGTGTCCGGCTTCGTGGGCAACTTCGACGTGAAGGTGCGGCGCAAGGCCCGCTATGTGAATTGGGAGGCCTGCACCGGCTGCGGCCTGTGCATGGAGAAGTGCCCGAGCAAGAAGGCCAAGGACGATTTCAACGAGCAGATCGGCACCACCACGGCCATCAACATCCCCTCGCCTCAGGCCATACCGAAGAAGGCCAAGATCGATCCCGAGTTCTGCCGCCAGTTCACCAAGGGCAAATGCGGCGTGTGCGCCAAGATCTGTCCGTCCGGTGCCATTGAGTATGATCAGCAGGACGAGGTCGTCGGCGAGAAGGTCGGCGCGATCATCGCGGCAACCGGCTTCGACCTGTTCGATTACACCCGTTATGGCGAATATGGCGGCGGACGTTACCCCGACGTCATCACGTCCATCCAGTATGAGCGAATGCTCTCGGCTTCGGGCCCCACGGGCGGGCACATCAAGCGCCCCTCGGACAGCAAGGAGCCCAAGTCCATCGTGTTCGTGCAGTGCGTCGGGTCGCGCGACAAGTCGATAGGTCGGCCGTACTGCTCCGGCTTCTGCTGCATGTATACGGCCAAGCAGGCCATCCTGACCAAGGATCACATCCCGGACTCCCAGTCCTACGTGTTTTATATGGACATCCGCGCGCCAGGGAAGAACTACGACGAGTTCACCCGCCGGGGCATGGAAGAGTACGGAACCCAATACATCCGCGGCCGCGTGTCCATGATCTACCCGCAGGGCGACAAGTACATCGTGCGCGGAGCCGACACGCTGCTCGGCACTCAGGTGGAAGTCGAGGCCGACCTGGTGGTGCTCGCCGTGGGCGCCGAATCGTCCAAGGGCTCGCCGGAGCTGGCCGAGAAGCTGCGCATCTCCTACGACGCCTATGGCTTCTTCATGGAGAGCCACCCCAAGCTCAAGCCTGTGGAGACCAACACAGCCGGTGTCTACCTGGCCGGCTCCTGCCAGGGACCCAAGGACATCCCGTCCTCGGTGGGCCAGGGCAGCGCTGCGGCGGCCAAGGTTCTGAGCCTGTTCTCCCGCAGCCAGTTGGAGTCCGATCCCCAGGTATCCATGGTGGACATCAAGCGCTGCATCGGCTGCGGCAAGTGCATCGCCACCTGCCCCTTCGGAGCCATCGAGGCCATTGATTTCCGAGGTCAGCCCAAGGCGCAGGTCATTGAGACAGTGTGCCAGGGTTGCGGCATCTGCACCGCCACCTGTCCTCAGGGGGCCATTCAGTTGCAGCACTTTACCGACAACCAGATTCTCGCGGAGGTCAATGCGTTATGCCAGCAAGCGCTGGAAGTGAACTTCGAATAG
- a CDS encoding hydrogenase iron-sulfur subunit produces the protein MPASAGSELRIVGFLCNWCSYGGADTAGVGRFTQPTDLRIIRVPCSGRIDPLFVVKALMGGADGVLVSGCHPRDCHYSQGNFYARRRLEVLKRFLPTLGIDPKRFEYTWVSASEGQRWQSVVTKFTEQIHALGPAPNQCRSAQAPQEAERSAG, from the coding sequence ATGCCAGCAAGCGCTGGAAGTGAACTTCGAATAGTCGGGTTCCTGTGCAACTGGTGCTCCTACGGAGGAGCGGACACGGCCGGAGTCGGCCGCTTCACCCAGCCCACGGACCTGCGCATCATCCGCGTGCCGTGCTCCGGACGTATCGATCCGCTGTTCGTGGTCAAGGCCCTCATGGGCGGAGCCGACGGCGTGCTCGTGTCGGGCTGCCATCCGAGGGATTGCCACTATTCACAAGGCAATTTCTACGCCCGGCGCAGGCTGGAGGTGCTAAAGCGGTTTCTCCCGACCCTGGGTATCGATCCCAAGCGTTTCGAGTACACCTGGGTTTCGGCCTCCGAAGGGCAGCGCTGGCAAAGCGTTGTGACCAAGTTCACCGAGCAGATTCATGCCCTCGGACCGGCTCCGAATCAGTGTCGGTCGGCCCAGGCACCCCAGGAAGCAGAGCGGAGCGCTGGCTAG